The Metabacillus litoralis genome contains a region encoding:
- a CDS encoding transcriptional regulator SplA domain-containing protein, whose amino-acid sequence MDNFKIGEEVYVIYRNPHAVNVANIEKAEIVEHPTNQKELAIFLHDAYHPLAEDDAVFSSFEEAEELYNQLFDYQQFD is encoded by the coding sequence ATGGACAATTTCAAAATTGGTGAAGAAGTATATGTGATCTATAGAAATCCTCATGCTGTAAATGTGGCAAATATTGAAAAAGCAGAAATTGTTGAGCACCCTACTAATCAAAAGGAATTGGCGATTTTCCTACACGATGCATACCATCCACTAGCAGAAGATGATGCTGTATTTTCTAGTTTTGAGGAAGCCGAAGAACTTTACAACCAGTTATTTGATTACCAACAATTCGATTAA
- the splB gene encoding spore photoproduct lyase, translating to MIKPFVPQLVYIEPRALEYPRGVELKEKFEKMGLEIRETTSHNQVRNIPGKNHLQQYRTAKSTLVVGVRKTLEFDSSKPSAEYAIPLATGCMGHCHYCYLQTTMGSKPYIRTYVNVDEILEQAKDYMEERAPEITRFEASCTSDIVGIDHLTHSLKSAIEFFGQTDMGRLRFVTKFHHVDHLLDAKHNGKTRFRFSINADYVIKNFEPGTSPLDKRIEAAVKVAKAGYPLGFIVAPIYIHEGWQEGYKTLFEKLDASLPADVRDDITFEMIQHRFTKPAKRVIQKNYPKTKLELNEEERRYKWGRYGIGKYIYQKDQEQELRDTLEDYVDHYFPTAKVEYFT from the coding sequence ATGATTAAACCTTTTGTTCCACAATTAGTTTATATAGAACCGAGAGCTCTAGAATACCCACGTGGCGTTGAACTAAAAGAAAAATTTGAAAAGATGGGTCTTGAGATTAGAGAAACAACCTCTCATAACCAAGTCCGAAATATTCCAGGTAAGAACCACCTTCAGCAATATCGAACAGCCAAATCTACTTTAGTTGTCGGTGTAAGAAAAACGCTCGAATTTGATAGCTCCAAACCATCTGCTGAGTATGCAATCCCTCTAGCAACTGGATGTATGGGGCATTGTCATTACTGTTACTTACAAACTACAATGGGTAGTAAACCGTATATTAGGACATATGTTAATGTAGATGAAATACTTGAGCAAGCTAAGGATTATATGGAGGAGCGTGCTCCAGAAATTACACGGTTTGAGGCCTCTTGTACGTCTGACATAGTAGGGATTGACCATCTTACTCATTCTTTAAAGTCAGCAATTGAATTTTTTGGGCAAACAGATATGGGAAGGTTACGTTTTGTAACAAAATTTCATCACGTCGACCATTTATTGGATGCAAAGCATAATGGAAAGACTCGTTTTCGATTTAGCATAAATGCTGATTATGTAATAAAAAACTTTGAGCCAGGGACATCTCCTCTTGATAAAAGAATTGAAGCTGCAGTTAAAGTAGCAAAGGCAGGGTATCCGTTAGGATTTATTGTAGCTCCAATTTATATTCATGAAGGCTGGCAAGAAGGGTACAAAACTCTCTTTGAAAAGCTGGATGCATCTCTCCCTGCTGATGTACGAGATGATATAACGTTTGAAATGATTCAACACCGTTTTACAAAGCCAGCAAAGCGAGTGATTCAGAAAAATTATCCGAAAACGAAGCTTGAATTAAATGAGGAAGAAAGACGTTATAAATGGGGCAGATATGGGATAGGTAAATATATTTATCAAAAAGATCAAGAACAGGAATTACGTGATACATTAGAGGATTATGTTGATCATTATTTTCCAACTGCCAAGGTTGAATATTTCACCTGA
- a CDS encoding SDR family oxidoreductase has translation MDMSLNGKSALVIASSQGLGKAIGWKLAEQGANVMLSSRDEEKLKKIKHELSQNSRGRIEYKVCDIKNKEEIEQLVTFTQTQFGAIDLLVNNAGGPPAGTFEEMTDEDWQHAFELNLLSYIRIIREVLPYMKKSGGKIVNIASSSVKEPIPGLILSNTFRTGIVGLTKTLASEFASYGILINTVAPGRISTDRVASLDEIAAKKQGVSKQDVEESVKDKIPLGRYGLPEEFANYATFLLSDLNSYMTGQTFLVDGGMVKSI, from the coding sequence ATGGATATGTCATTAAATGGTAAAAGCGCACTAGTTATTGCTTCCAGCCAAGGACTTGGTAAAGCCATTGGCTGGAAGCTTGCAGAACAAGGGGCAAATGTTATGTTATCTAGTCGGGATGAAGAAAAGCTTAAAAAAATAAAACATGAGCTTAGCCAAAATAGTCGTGGACGTATTGAATACAAAGTATGTGATATAAAAAACAAAGAAGAAATAGAACAACTTGTTACTTTTACACAAACTCAATTCGGTGCTATCGATCTACTTGTTAATAATGCAGGAGGTCCACCAGCGGGTACATTTGAAGAAATGACTGATGAAGATTGGCAGCATGCATTTGAATTAAACTTACTTAGTTATATCCGCATTATAAGAGAAGTGCTCCCCTATATGAAAAAAAGCGGTGGAAAAATCGTAAATATTGCTTCTTCTTCTGTAAAGGAACCAATCCCTGGTTTAATTTTATCTAATACTTTTCGAACGGGTATTGTAGGTTTAACCAAAACTCTGGCTTCAGAATTTGCATCATATGGAATTTTAATTAATACAGTTGCTCCAGGTCGTATCTCAACAGATCGCGTTGCCTCTTTAGATGAGATCGCAGCAAAGAAACAAGGAGTATCAAAACAAGATGTTGAGGAGAGTGTAAAAGATAAAATTCCTCTAGGCCGTTATGGTTTACCAGAAGAATTTGCCAATTATGCTACATTCCTCCTTTCAGACTTAAACTCCTATATGACGGGTCAAACATTTTTGGTTGATGGTGGAATGGTGAAATCAATTTAA